The Anopheles coluzzii chromosome 2, AcolN3, whole genome shotgun sequence genome window below encodes:
- the LOC125906854 gene encoding uncharacterized protein LOC125906854 — protein MERKTEHDEEAGPSRESKPTTQRIPESKNETGDVVDAVLAVAARVEMIEKGESAQQTHTTKQTRGAQQLKLNGEKRSKTKSSKEKSINALVAKYDAEMREKDNEIENLRLKVSKLKRNQRRPVDNPCVTSRSATKEMDEDERSTASEDLSSGDRELVESDVETEVEEKPLTRRQESARKRLSMPLPPFSGAPEDWPAFISCFEDTTKACGFSNLENLQRLRQSLSGDALEAVNGTLMLADAVPDMIKELRNLFGKPRRILKALLRKVRAVPAPDADRLETFINFGLAVKQLVGHIVGAKLTEHLSNPLLVEELEEKLPPGYQLDWVRYKRHRRGKSLQVFSSYLTALTEDITEVKDFGSYKTNRGNFRSGTRANLNHHAIENRDVKKCYVCNSISHKRRIVDGFIPIASSSP, from the coding sequence ATGGAACGCAAAACGGAGCACGACGAAGAGGCTGGACCGTCACGGGAATCGAAGCCGACGACGCAGCGTATTCCCGAAAGTAAGAACGAGACCGGCGACGTTGTGGATGCCGTATTGGCCGTTGCAGCGAGAGTGGAGATGATCGAGAAAGGAGAATCGGCGCAGCAGACGCACACCACTAAGCAGACACGTGGTGCGCAGCAATTGAAGCTAAACGGTGAGAAAAGAAGTAAAACGAAATCGAGCAAGGAGAAAAGCATCAATGCGCTTGTAGCCAAATACGACGCAGAGATGCGAGAGAAAGATAACGAGATTGAGAATTTGCGTTTGAAGGTTTCCAAATTGAAACGCAATCAACGTCGTCCCGTTGATAACCCTTGCGTGACAAGTCGTAGTGCAACAAAGGAGATGGATGAGGATGAGCGCAGCACGGCGAGTGAGGATTTATCTAGCGGTGATCGTGAGCTCGTTGAAAGTGATGTGGAAACGGAGGTTGAAGAAAAACCCCTTACGCGTCGTCAAGAGTCGGCACGTAAACGTTTATCGATGCCATTACCCCCGTTTAGTGGTGCCCCCGAGGATTGGCCGGCGTTTATCAGCTGTTTCGAGGACACGACAAAAGCATGTGGCTTTTCTAACCTCGAAAACTTACAACGATTGAGACAAAGCCTAAGTGGAGATGCATTGGAAGCGGTAAATGGAACGTTGATGCTCGCGGATGCTGTTCCGGACATGATAAAGGAGCTGCGAAATTTATTTGGGAAACCTCGTCGTATCCTGAAGGCGCTGTTACGCAAGGTTCGAGCTGTACCTGCTCCGGATGCTGATCGACTGGAGACGTTTATAAATTTCGGACTCGCAGTAAAACAATTGGTCGGACACATCGTGGGTGCGAAGCTGACGGAGCATTTAAGCAATCCTTTGCTCGTCGAAGAGCTGGAGGAGAAGCTCCCTCCAGGTTACCAGTTGGATTGGGTAAGATATAAACGGCATAGGCGTGGAAAATCTCTACAAGTGTTTTCAAGCTACCTGACTGCCCTTACGGAGGATATCACGGAAGTGAAGGATTTCGGAAGCTACAAGACCAACAGAGGAAATTTCCGTTCCGGGACCCGTGCAAACCTAAATCATCATGCGATCGAAAACAGGGACGTCAAAAAG